A window from Micromonospora terminaliae encodes these proteins:
- a CDS encoding low temperature requirement protein A, producing the protein MKTSEPAALRPTEGPNRATFLELFFDLVFVFALTRISARAFEDLALEGGKTAWTAVTGGGKTLLLFLALWAVWQGTAWTTSRYDPYHIWLQVIVVIALVGSMVMGVAVPRAFSSTGLAFATAYVVVQVSRPAILLMVLRQLQYRRLKLRMLITFSVTGTLWLTGAVLPTDPRVTLWTLALLLEYLANRVGWPVPGLGRSTVSRWDIHGEHLAERYQQIFLVALGETILIAGLAYSRTPTGAARTVAFAAALLTSVLFWRIYVQRAGQILGEAVTRAAHPATIGRSAADTHLIMVAGVVATAIGYELVNEHPTGHNQAGWVAMILGGPAVFLLGRARFEYEVFGRVSPSRWVAVLVLALLMPLLKPVVPLAAAIATPLAAAIATPLVLLGVAVADARRAWGRPLEEAAPPY; encoded by the coding sequence GTGAAGACTTCCGAACCGGCCGCGCTCCGCCCCACAGAGGGGCCGAACCGGGCGACATTCCTGGAGCTCTTCTTCGACCTCGTGTTCGTCTTCGCGCTGACCCGGATCTCCGCTCGCGCCTTCGAGGACCTGGCGCTGGAAGGGGGGAAGACCGCCTGGACGGCGGTGACCGGAGGCGGCAAGACGCTGCTGCTGTTCCTCGCGCTGTGGGCGGTCTGGCAGGGCACCGCCTGGACCACCAGCCGCTACGACCCGTACCACATCTGGCTCCAGGTCATCGTGGTCATCGCGCTTGTCGGCAGCATGGTGATGGGCGTGGCCGTCCCCCGTGCCTTCAGCAGCACCGGGCTGGCCTTCGCCACCGCGTACGTGGTGGTGCAGGTGAGCCGGCCCGCGATCCTGCTGATGGTGCTGCGCCAGCTCCAGTACCGCCGGCTGAAGCTGCGCATGCTGATCACCTTCAGCGTGACCGGGACGCTCTGGCTGACCGGCGCGGTGCTGCCCACCGATCCCCGGGTGACGCTCTGGACGCTCGCGCTCCTGCTCGAGTACCTGGCGAACCGGGTCGGCTGGCCCGTGCCCGGGCTGGGCCGGTCGACCGTCTCCCGCTGGGACATCCACGGGGAGCACCTGGCCGAGCGCTACCAGCAGATCTTCCTCGTCGCGCTCGGCGAGACGATCCTGATTGCCGGGCTCGCCTACAGCCGGACCCCGACCGGCGCCGCCCGCACCGTCGCCTTCGCCGCCGCGCTGCTCACCTCGGTGCTGTTCTGGCGGATCTACGTGCAGCGGGCCGGGCAGATCCTGGGCGAGGCGGTGACCCGGGCCGCGCACCCGGCCACCATCGGCCGCTCCGCCGCCGACACCCACCTCATCATGGTGGCCGGCGTGGTGGCCACCGCGATCGGCTACGAGCTGGTCAACGAGCACCCGACCGGCCACAACCAGGCTGGCTGGGTCGCCATGATCCTCGGCGGTCCGGCGGTCTTCCTGCTCGGCCGGGCCCGCTTCGAGTACGAGGTGTTCGGCCGGGTGTCCCCGTCGCGCTGGGTGGCCGTCCTCGTCCTGGCGCTGCTCATGCCCCTGCTCAAGCCCGTGGTGCCGCTGGCCGCAGCCATCGCCACGCCGCTGGCCGCGGCGATCGCCACCCCGCTGGTGCTGCTCGGGGTGGCGGTGGCCGACGCCCGCCGCGCCTGGGGCCGCCCGCTGGAGGAGGCCGCCCCGCCGTACTGA
- a CDS encoding DUF1028 domain-containing protein yields MTFSIVARSADGLLHGVAVASKFLAAGALVPAAEAEVGALASQAHANLAYRAQGLTMLRTGVPAADVVAGLIAADPGRDDRQLGVVGTTGDGATWTGPRCHPWAGGQSGDGWAAQGNILAGPEVIDALRDTWLGGAGLPFPQRLLAALAAGDRAGGDRRGRQSAALFVVQRHGGYAGTGDELVDLRVDDHRDPVGELGRLLDIHTLLFGKPDPATLLDLTGPVADEVAALLATAGHPVGAAGVEEALDAWAGVENLEERIVPGRIDPIVLDHLRRTTGG; encoded by the coding sequence GTGACCTTCTCGATCGTCGCCCGCTCCGCGGACGGCCTCCTGCACGGCGTCGCCGTGGCCAGCAAGTTCCTTGCCGCCGGGGCCCTCGTTCCGGCCGCCGAGGCCGAGGTCGGCGCGCTCGCCAGCCAGGCCCACGCCAACCTGGCGTACCGCGCGCAGGGGCTCACCATGCTGCGCACCGGAGTGCCCGCGGCCGACGTGGTGGCCGGCCTGATCGCCGCCGACCCGGGCCGCGACGACCGGCAGCTGGGCGTGGTCGGCACGACCGGCGACGGCGCCACCTGGACCGGGCCACGCTGCCACCCGTGGGCGGGCGGCCAGTCCGGCGACGGCTGGGCGGCGCAGGGCAACATCCTGGCCGGCCCGGAGGTCATCGACGCGCTACGGGACACCTGGCTCGGCGGGGCCGGCCTGCCGTTCCCGCAGCGGCTGCTCGCCGCCCTCGCCGCTGGCGACCGGGCCGGCGGCGACCGGCGGGGCCGGCAGAGCGCGGCCCTGTTCGTCGTGCAGCGGCACGGCGGCTACGCCGGCACCGGCGACGAGCTGGTCGACCTGCGGGTCGACGACCACCGCGACCCGGTCGGCGAGCTGGGGCGCCTGCTCGACATCCACACCCTGCTCTTCGGCAAGCCCGACCCGGCCACCCTGCTCGACCTCACCGGCCCGGTCGCCGACGAGGTGGCGGCGCTGCTGGCCACCGCCGGCCACCCGGTCGGCGCCGCCGGGGTGGAGGAGGCGCTCGACGCCTGGGCCGGCGTCGAGAACCTGGAGGAGCGCATCGTCCCCGGCCGCATCGACCCGATCGTCCTGGACCACCTGCGCCGCACCACCGGCGGCTGA
- a CDS encoding maleylpyruvate isomerase N-terminal domain-containing protein, with translation MDQVGAAFRDECARLEQVLRDLDPADLDRPTPCPPWAVRDLLAHVRTGAGRLVGMLAAPAPERAEVDAAGYFGAAKFAPEVDRDRIDGARREARELPGVPEVAEGFARAWRAADAAVAAAPPGRLVRTRHGDAMALTEFLRTRVVEVGVHGLDLADALDRRPWLTPTAAAVVADLLTGGSVPDGLGWDALTLVRKATGRVPLTDAERAVLDRTGFRWLSFGG, from the coding sequence ATGGACCAGGTAGGCGCGGCGTTCCGCGACGAGTGCGCACGGCTGGAGCAGGTGCTGCGGGATCTCGACCCGGCGGACCTGGACCGGCCCACGCCCTGCCCGCCCTGGGCGGTACGGGACCTGCTGGCGCACGTGCGCACCGGCGCCGGCCGGCTGGTCGGCATGCTCGCCGCGCCGGCCCCGGAGCGCGCCGAGGTGGACGCCGCCGGCTATTTCGGGGCGGCGAAGTTCGCGCCCGAGGTCGACCGGGACCGGATCGACGGCGCCCGGCGGGAGGCGCGGGAGCTGCCCGGCGTACCCGAGGTGGCGGAAGGCTTCGCGCGGGCCTGGCGGGCCGCGGACGCGGCGGTGGCCGCCGCGCCGCCGGGGCGGCTGGTCCGTACCCGGCACGGCGACGCGATGGCGCTGACGGAGTTCCTGCGTACCCGGGTGGTGGAGGTCGGGGTGCACGGCCTGGACCTGGCCGACGCGCTGGACCGGCGGCCCTGGCTGACCCCGACGGCGGCGGCCGTGGTGGCCGACCTGCTCACTGGCGGGTCCGTCCCGGACGGGCTCGGCTGGGACGCGCTCACCCTGGTGCGCAAGGCCACCGGCCGGGTGCCGCTGACCGATGCGGAGCGGGCGGTGCTGGACCGGACCGGTTTCCGCTGGCTCTCCTTCGGCGGCTGA
- a CDS encoding YbhB/YbcL family Raf kinase inhibitor-like protein: MAGIMLRSTAFNDHDLLPGRFSQEGGNVSPPLEWSGAPDGTEELVLIVEDPDAGKTPFLHWLVTDISPDSGGVAEGGVPEGGREWPNSFGTTGWGGPHPPRHEDPHRYFFRLYALERPLTLPEAPQASDVHRALADKEIASGTMVGTFYR; this comes from the coding sequence ATGGCCGGCATCATGCTCCGCAGCACCGCGTTCAACGACCACGACCTGCTTCCCGGGCGTTTCTCCCAGGAGGGCGGCAACGTCTCGCCCCCGTTGGAGTGGTCCGGGGCCCCGGACGGCACGGAGGAGCTGGTCCTCATCGTGGAGGACCCGGACGCGGGGAAGACTCCTTTCCTGCACTGGCTGGTGACCGACATCTCGCCGGATTCCGGCGGGGTCGCCGAGGGCGGCGTCCCGGAGGGCGGCCGGGAGTGGCCCAACAGCTTCGGCACGACCGGCTGGGGCGGCCCGCACCCGCCTCGTCACGAGGACCCGCACCGGTACTTCTTCCGCCTGTACGCACTGGAACGCCCGCTGACGCTGCCGGAGGCGCCGCAGGCCTCCGACGTGCACCGCGCGCTCGCCGACAAGGAGATCGCCAGCGGGACGATGGTGGGCACCTTCTACCGCTGA
- a CDS encoding phosphatase PAP2 family protein: MRVRETARGWTAVWLVVLALAQTAAFLVVWRFGVHTQLGQWLDTVALTGNRIGQDRIDGPVDRILNAMSVVSLLAATAMIGFIALIRGRKALAVTATLLIAGANVSTQLLKRYLDRPDFGIDPERAAAGNSLPSGHTAVAASVAVALILVLPPKLRVAGAFLGAGYAAAAGVATLSAGWHRPSDAVAAYLVVGAWAAVAGLVLLFFQRERAVVSPADAHRIAAAVLGLGGVAALLVSAFALSWLVDRSTVAVDELGRRPLFIGYAGSAAGIAGTIAVVSALVLATVHRLVPRWKG, translated from the coding sequence GTGCGGGTGCGCGAGACGGCAAGGGGTTGGACGGCGGTCTGGTTGGTCGTACTGGCCCTGGCCCAGACGGCCGCGTTCCTGGTGGTGTGGCGCTTCGGCGTGCACACCCAGCTCGGCCAGTGGCTGGACACCGTGGCGCTGACCGGCAACCGCATCGGCCAGGACCGCATCGACGGGCCGGTCGACCGGATCCTCAACGCCATGTCGGTGGTGTCGCTGCTGGCGGCCACCGCGATGATCGGCTTCATCGCGCTGATCCGCGGCCGCAAGGCGCTCGCCGTCACCGCCACCCTGCTCATCGCCGGCGCCAACGTCAGCACCCAGCTGCTCAAGCGCTACCTGGACCGCCCCGACTTCGGCATCGACCCGGAACGGGCCGCCGCCGGCAACAGCCTGCCCAGCGGACACACCGCCGTGGCCGCGTCCGTGGCGGTCGCGCTGATCCTGGTGCTGCCGCCGAAGCTGCGCGTGGCCGGCGCGTTCCTGGGCGCCGGCTACGCGGCCGCCGCCGGGGTGGCCACCCTCTCCGCCGGCTGGCACCGCCCCAGCGACGCCGTCGCCGCCTACCTCGTGGTCGGCGCCTGGGCCGCCGTCGCCGGCCTGGTGCTGCTGTTCTTCCAGCGGGAACGGGCCGTGGTCTCCCCGGCCGACGCGCACCGGATCGCCGCCGCCGTGCTCGGTCTCGGCGGCGTCGCGGCCCTGCTCGTCTCCGCGTTCGCCCTGTCCTGGCTGGTCGACCGGTCCACCGTCGCCGTCGACGAGCTCGGCCGCCGCCCGCTCTTCATCGGGTACGCGGGCAGCGCGGCCGGCATCGCCGGCACGATCGCCGTGGTGTCCGCTCTGGTCCTCGCGACGGTGCACCGGCTCGTGCCCCGCTGGAAGGGCTGA
- a CDS encoding DUF3159 domain-containing protein: MTSTPGRERPSGDRPESLADLLGGRRGAVDATVPPVAFAIGWLAAGLWGGVVAAVLAGTAVAGWRWRRGDRPRSVLIGLLAVCVAALIALRTGRATDFFLLQLVSNAASALAWIVSIVVRWPLLGVVVGAALGQRARWRRDPALLRAYGRGSWVWAATYVLRVAVFVPLWLAGQVVGLVVARVALTWPLVATALAVSWMVIRRSLPADHPGLRHPVTPSDADTAPAK; this comes from the coding sequence GTGACCAGCACGCCGGGGCGGGAACGGCCGTCCGGGGACCGGCCGGAGTCGCTGGCCGACCTGCTCGGTGGCCGGCGCGGGGCGGTCGACGCGACGGTGCCGCCGGTGGCGTTCGCGATCGGCTGGCTGGCCGCCGGGCTGTGGGGCGGGGTGGTCGCCGCGGTGCTGGCCGGGACGGCCGTGGCGGGCTGGCGGTGGCGGCGCGGGGACCGGCCGCGCTCGGTGCTGATCGGGCTGCTGGCCGTCTGCGTGGCCGCGCTCATCGCGCTGCGGACCGGGCGGGCCACCGACTTCTTCCTGCTGCAGCTGGTCTCCAACGCGGCGAGCGCGCTGGCCTGGATCGTCAGCATCGTGGTGCGCTGGCCGCTGCTCGGTGTCGTCGTCGGCGCGGCGCTGGGCCAGCGCGCCCGGTGGCGGCGCGACCCGGCGCTGCTGCGGGCGTACGGGCGGGGCAGCTGGGTCTGGGCGGCCACCTACGTGCTGCGGGTGGCGGTGTTCGTGCCGCTGTGGCTCGCCGGCCAGGTGGTCGGGCTCGTGGTGGCCCGGGTGGCGCTGACCTGGCCGCTGGTCGCGACGGCGCTGGCGGTGAGCTGGATGGTGATCCGGCGCTCGCTCCCGGCGGACCACCCCGGGTTGCGGCATCCGGTGACGCCGTCCGATGCGGACACCGCCCCGGCAAAGTAA
- a CDS encoding glycoside hydrolase family 48 protein: MARRRRTAMVAATALAIGGVALPAGAAQAAPACDVTYVTSDWNNGFTANVTIKNLGDAVNGWTLKFAFPNSGQKLVQGWSARWSQSGSEVTATNESWNGSLPTGASTTIGFNGAHTGSNPKPTAFTLNGVACNGAPTNQPPTVSLGLPSGPFEAPADVPLTATAADPDGTIAKVEFYRNGLLVNTDTTAPYGYTLEDLPAGSYTVQAKAYDNANATAVAEKSFTVNPASGPVLVATPSAVSVTEGGTAPVKFTLSAAPTANVPVTLAVTGDSDVTVSPTTLTLTPSNWNTGVTATVAAAEDADTAGGTATITASATGFAPVAVTATEVDNDTPGGDNAYLKKFLDQYGKIKNSGYFSPEGVPYHSVETLIVEAPDHGHETTSEAFSFWLWLEAQYGRVTQNWAPFNNAWTVMEKYIIPSHADQPTAGAPGTPQYAAEHNLPSQYPSGLEPNVPVGQDPLRSELQSTYGTGDIYGMHWLLDVDNTYGYGRCGDGTTRPAYINTFQRGTQESVWETVPQPSCDTFKHGGQYGYLDLFVKESSAPAKQWKYTNAPDADARAVQAAYWALTWAKAQGREADVAATVAKAAKMGDYLRYSLFDKYFKKIGNCVGASTCPAGSGRDSAHYLLSWYYAWGGAYDTSQNWSWRIGSSHNHFGYQNPFAAWAMTNVDQLKPKSPTAVSDWQKSLDRQLEFYTWLQSAEGGIAGGATNSWDGSYAQPPAGTATFYGMYYDVDPVYNDPPSNQWFGMQAWSMQRIAELYLQTGNAKAKALLDKWVPWAIANTTLGANWSIPSDMKWTGQPANWNPTSPQPNTNLHVEVTVKGQDVGVAAAYARTLIAYAAKSGNAAAKSTAKGLLDALSAAADTKGVSMPEKRGDYKRFDDVYNAADGQGLYIPSGWTGKMPNGDTIAAGKSFLDIRSFYKNDPDWPKVQAYLNGGAEPVFNYHRFWAQADVAMAYADYGTYFPAG; encoded by the coding sequence ATGGCCAGACGTCGCCGGACGGCGATGGTCGCCGCCACCGCCCTCGCCATCGGCGGGGTGGCCCTGCCGGCGGGCGCCGCGCAGGCCGCCCCGGCCTGCGACGTGACCTATGTGACCAGTGACTGGAACAACGGCTTCACCGCCAACGTCACCATCAAGAACCTGGGCGACGCCGTCAACGGCTGGACGCTCAAGTTCGCCTTCCCGAACAGCGGCCAGAAGCTCGTCCAGGGCTGGTCGGCCAGATGGAGCCAGTCAGGCAGCGAGGTGACCGCGACCAACGAGTCGTGGAATGGCAGCCTGCCCACCGGCGCGTCCACCACCATCGGCTTCAACGGCGCCCACACCGGCAGCAACCCGAAGCCGACGGCCTTCACTCTCAACGGGGTCGCCTGCAACGGCGCGCCCACCAACCAGCCGCCGACCGTCTCGCTCGGCCTGCCGAGCGGCCCGTTCGAGGCGCCGGCCGACGTGCCGCTGACCGCCACCGCCGCCGACCCGGACGGCACCATCGCCAAGGTCGAGTTCTACCGCAACGGCCTGCTGGTCAACACCGACACCACCGCCCCGTACGGCTACACGCTGGAGGACCTGCCCGCCGGCAGCTACACCGTGCAGGCCAAGGCGTACGACAACGCGAACGCCACGGCCGTCGCCGAGAAGTCCTTCACGGTGAACCCGGCCTCCGGCCCGGTGCTGGTGGCCACCCCGTCGGCCGTGAGCGTCACCGAGGGCGGCACCGCCCCGGTGAAGTTCACCCTCAGCGCGGCCCCGACCGCGAACGTCCCGGTGACCCTCGCCGTCACCGGCGACAGCGACGTGACCGTGTCGCCCACGACGCTGACCCTGACCCCGAGCAACTGGAACACCGGGGTCACCGCCACCGTGGCGGCGGCGGAGGACGCCGACACCGCCGGCGGCACCGCCACGATCACCGCCTCGGCCACCGGGTTCGCGCCCGTCGCGGTCACCGCCACCGAGGTCGACAACGACACCCCGGGCGGCGACAACGCGTACCTCAAGAAGTTCCTCGACCAGTACGGCAAGATCAAGAACTCGGGCTACTTCAGCCCCGAGGGCGTGCCGTACCACTCGGTGGAGACGCTCATCGTCGAGGCGCCCGACCACGGCCACGAGACCACGTCGGAGGCGTTCAGCTTCTGGCTCTGGCTGGAGGCCCAGTACGGCCGGGTCACCCAGAACTGGGCCCCGTTCAACAACGCCTGGACCGTGATGGAGAAGTACATCATCCCGTCGCACGCCGACCAGCCGACAGCCGGCGCCCCGGGCACCCCCCAGTACGCCGCCGAGCACAACCTGCCCAGCCAGTACCCCTCGGGGCTGGAGCCGAACGTGCCGGTCGGCCAGGACCCGCTGCGCAGCGAGCTCCAGTCCACCTACGGCACCGGCGACATCTACGGCATGCACTGGCTGCTGGACGTCGACAACACCTACGGCTACGGCCGCTGCGGCGACGGCACCACCCGCCCGGCCTACATCAACACCTTCCAGCGGGGCACCCAGGAGTCGGTCTGGGAGACCGTGCCGCAACCGTCCTGCGACACCTTCAAGCACGGCGGCCAGTACGGCTACCTCGACCTGTTCGTCAAGGAGTCCAGCGCACCGGCCAAGCAGTGGAAGTACACCAACGCGCCGGACGCCGACGCGCGCGCCGTGCAGGCCGCGTACTGGGCGCTGACCTGGGCCAAGGCGCAGGGCCGGGAGGCCGACGTCGCGGCCACCGTGGCGAAGGCCGCCAAGATGGGTGACTACCTGCGCTACTCGCTGTTCGACAAGTACTTCAAGAAGATCGGCAACTGCGTCGGCGCGTCCACCTGCCCGGCCGGCAGCGGCCGCGACTCGGCGCACTACCTGCTGTCCTGGTACTACGCCTGGGGCGGCGCGTACGACACCTCGCAGAACTGGTCGTGGCGGATCGGCTCCAGCCACAACCACTTCGGCTACCAGAACCCGTTCGCGGCCTGGGCCATGACCAACGTCGACCAGCTCAAGCCCAAGTCGCCGACCGCGGTCTCCGACTGGCAGAAGAGCCTCGACCGGCAACTGGAGTTCTACACCTGGCTCCAGTCCGCCGAGGGCGGCATCGCGGGCGGCGCCACCAACAGCTGGGACGGCAGCTACGCCCAGCCGCCGGCCGGCACCGCCACCTTCTACGGCATGTACTACGACGTCGACCCGGTCTACAACGACCCGCCGTCGAACCAGTGGTTCGGCATGCAGGCCTGGTCCATGCAGCGGATCGCCGAGCTGTACCTGCAGACCGGCAACGCCAAGGCCAAGGCGCTGCTGGACAAGTGGGTGCCCTGGGCCATCGCCAACACCACGCTGGGCGCCAACTGGTCGATCCCGTCGGACATGAAGTGGACCGGCCAGCCGGCCAACTGGAACCCGACGAGCCCGCAGCCGAACACCAACCTGCACGTCGAGGTGACCGTGAAGGGCCAGGACGTCGGCGTGGCCGCCGCCTACGCCCGGACGCTCATCGCGTACGCCGCGAAGTCCGGCAACGCGGCGGCGAAGAGCACCGCCAAGGGGCTGCTGGACGCGCTGTCCGCGGCCGCGGACACCAAGGGCGTCTCGATGCCGGAGAAGCGCGGCGACTACAAGCGCTTCGACGACGTCTACAACGCCGCCGACGGCCAGGGCCTCTACATCCCCTCCGGCTGGACCGGGAAGATGCCCAACGGCGACACCATCGCCGCCGGCAAGAGCTTCCTGGACATCCGCTCGTTCTACAAGAACGACCCGGACTGGCCGAAGGTGCAGGCGTACCTCAACGGCGGCGCGGAGCCGGTCTTCAACTACCACCGGTTCTGGGCCCAGGCGGACGTCGCCATGGCGTACGCCGACTACGGCACCTACTTCCCCGCGGGGTGA
- a CDS encoding GH1 family beta-glucosidase has protein sequence MSLLTRRRLLRRAALSATAAGVAPAGLAGAAAAGTVASAAAVAGCDDTPDPHGDADPDGALRFPPGFGWGAATSAYQIEGAAKEDGRGESVWDTFSHTPGRIRNGDTGDVAADHYHRYAQDLDLMRDLGLRSYRFSISWPRIQADGSGRPNQRGLDFYRRLVDGLHERGIAPMATLFHWDLPQALQDTGGWENRDTAERFGDYADAVFRALGDQVPVWLTVNEPKTVVQNGYLWGHHAPGRQDPAAAYLVAHHLQLAHGLAVRALRATGGPGRIGPALNLHPCYPADETAEAAAATRLYDGYENRLYLDSIFKGAYPEDVLADLGAESRMVRGVRDGDLEIISSPVDLLAVQYYTPIYVTGQGDTVRRWPTSEAEWQQIYPEGMYDILTRVTRDYGRVPITITENGLPCPDTLGADGTVDDRARIDFLRDHFAAAHRAIRDGVPLESYHVWSLLDNFEWAEGYEQRWGLVYVDYPTQRRVLKRSAHWYRDVIRRNGL, from the coding sequence ATGTCGCTACTCACCAGACGGCGCCTGCTCCGCCGTGCCGCCCTCTCCGCGACCGCCGCCGGCGTGGCTCCGGCCGGGCTGGCCGGCGCCGCCGCGGCCGGGACCGTCGCGTCTGCCGCCGCGGTCGCCGGCTGCGACGACACGCCCGATCCCCACGGCGACGCGGACCCCGACGGCGCGCTGCGCTTCCCGCCCGGCTTCGGCTGGGGCGCGGCCACCTCGGCGTACCAGATCGAGGGCGCGGCCAAGGAGGACGGGCGGGGCGAGTCCGTCTGGGACACCTTCAGCCACACCCCCGGACGCATCCGCAACGGCGACACCGGCGACGTCGCGGCCGACCACTACCACCGGTACGCCCAGGACCTCGACCTCATGCGCGACCTCGGCCTGCGCAGCTACCGGTTCTCCATCTCCTGGCCCCGGATCCAGGCCGACGGGTCCGGGCGGCCCAACCAGCGCGGCCTGGACTTCTACCGGCGGCTGGTGGACGGGCTGCACGAGCGCGGCATCGCGCCCATGGCCACCCTGTTCCACTGGGACCTGCCCCAGGCGCTCCAGGACACCGGCGGCTGGGAGAACCGGGACACCGCCGAGCGCTTCGGCGACTACGCCGACGCCGTGTTCCGCGCCCTCGGCGACCAGGTGCCGGTCTGGCTCACCGTCAACGAGCCGAAGACCGTGGTGCAGAACGGCTACCTCTGGGGGCACCACGCCCCGGGCCGGCAGGACCCGGCGGCGGCGTACCTGGTCGCCCACCACCTCCAACTGGCCCACGGCCTCGCCGTCCGCGCGCTGCGCGCCACCGGCGGGCCGGGGCGGATCGGCCCGGCGCTCAACCTGCACCCCTGCTACCCGGCCGACGAGACCGCCGAGGCAGCCGCCGCGACCCGCCTGTACGACGGCTACGAGAACCGGCTCTACCTCGACTCGATCTTCAAGGGCGCGTACCCGGAGGACGTGCTGGCCGACCTGGGCGCGGAGAGCCGGATGGTCCGCGGCGTGCGCGACGGCGACCTGGAGATCATTTCCAGCCCGGTCGACCTGCTGGCGGTGCAGTACTACACGCCGATCTACGTCACCGGCCAGGGCGACACGGTCCGCCGCTGGCCGACGTCCGAGGCGGAGTGGCAGCAGATCTACCCCGAGGGGATGTACGACATCCTGACCCGGGTCACCCGGGACTACGGCCGGGTGCCGATCACGATCACGGAGAACGGCCTGCCCTGCCCGGACACCCTCGGCGCGGACGGCACCGTCGACGACCGGGCCCGCATCGACTTCCTCCGCGACCACTTCGCGGCCGCCCACCGGGCGATCCGGGACGGGGTGCCGCTGGAGAGCTACCACGTCTGGTCGCTGCTGGACAACTTCGAGTGGGCCGAGGGGTACGAGCAGCGCTGGGGCCTGGTCTACGTCGACTACCCGACCCAGCGGCGGGTGCTCAAGCGCAGCGCACACTGGTACCGCGACGTGATCCGCCGCAACGGGCTCTGA
- a CDS encoding roadblock/LC7 domain-containing protein: MTTLSQEARDLSWLVNAFAERVPGVAHAVVVSTDGLLVAISAHLPRDHADKLAAVTSGLMSITAGAAQMFDGDVVKQTVVEMGRGYFLVMQIRDGSILATLAGADADIGVVGYEMARLAKQAGEMLTPALRAELQQALPR, translated from the coding sequence GTGACGACGTTGAGCCAGGAGGCACGGGACCTGAGCTGGCTGGTGAACGCGTTCGCCGAGCGGGTGCCGGGGGTGGCGCACGCGGTGGTGGTCTCCACCGACGGGCTGCTCGTGGCGATCTCCGCGCACCTGCCCCGCGACCACGCGGACAAGCTCGCGGCGGTGACCTCGGGCCTCATGAGCATCACCGCCGGCGCGGCCCAGATGTTCGACGGCGACGTCGTCAAGCAGACCGTGGTGGAGATGGGCCGGGGCTACTTCCTGGTCATGCAGATCCGGGACGGCTCGATCCTGGCCACGCTGGCCGGGGCGGACGCCGACATCGGCGTGGTGGGCTACGAGATGGCGCGGCTGGCCAAGCAGGCCGGCGAGATGCTCACCCCGGCGCTGCGTGCGGAACTCCAGCAGGCGCTGCCCCGCTGA